Proteins encoded in a region of the Nitrospirota bacterium genome:
- the ybeY gene encoding rRNA maturation RNase YbeY, with protein MPVHLQTQVRRVTFDQARLDRQARAILSDVGEASAELGILFVGDQRMRSLNRQYRGKDRTTDVLAFAMREAPHSSSAVLGDVVIAVPTAVRQAKEGHRSLDEELTVLLVHGILHLCGYDHERSENEARRMQRRERMILRSLGS; from the coding sequence ATGCCGGTTCATCTGCAGACTCAGGTTCGACGTGTCACGTTCGATCAGGCGCGCCTGGATCGGCAGGCACGGGCGATTCTGTCCGATGTCGGAGAAGCCTCTGCGGAGCTGGGCATCCTGTTCGTGGGCGACCAGCGGATGAGGAGTCTCAATCGTCAGTATCGAGGCAAGGACCGCACGACCGACGTGCTGGCCTTTGCCATGCGGGAAGCGCCTCATTCCTCCTCGGCGGTGCTTGGCGATGTGGTCATTGCCGTGCCGACGGCAGTCCGTCAAGCGAAAGAGGGCCATCGATCGTTGGATGAAGAGCTGACGGTGCTTCTGGTCCACGGCATTTTGCATCTCTGCGGTTACGATCATGAGCGAAGTGAGAACGAAGCGCGCAGGATGCAACGCAGGGAACGAATGATTCTGCGGTCGCTCGGGTCGTGA
- the ftsY gene encoding signal recognition particle-docking protein FtsY, with translation MGWLQRLSDGLTKTRDVLRGSLDRLLGRAADPALLEEFEESLIASDLGVRVVERVMERLKKQLQGTDASQAVQVQKMLRDTLLDVLTPVEGLSLESLLAKGPKPFVILAVGVNGVGKTTTIAKIAQRLVQAGKVPLLVAADTFRAAAIDQLQVWADRVGVDVIRHRHGADPAAVAFDGIAAAKARKVDVVLIDTAGRLHTKSNLMDELRKITRVIAQECPGAPHEVLLVLDAMVGQNALSQARQFHQTVGVTGLVLTKLDGTARGGIVVAIAEELKLPVRLIGVGESVEDLQDFKSAAFVDALIGTSPPSSV, from the coding sequence ATGGGATGGTTACAGAGACTCAGTGACGGGCTGACCAAAACACGCGATGTCCTGCGCGGGTCGTTGGATCGGCTGTTGGGCCGTGCAGCGGATCCTGCCCTCTTAGAGGAGTTCGAAGAATCGCTCATTGCGTCCGATCTCGGGGTCCGCGTCGTGGAACGCGTCATGGAGCGTCTCAAGAAGCAGCTCCAAGGGACCGACGCCTCGCAAGCCGTGCAGGTGCAGAAGATGTTGCGAGACACGTTGCTTGATGTCCTGACGCCCGTGGAAGGACTGTCGTTGGAGTCGCTGCTTGCGAAAGGCCCCAAGCCCTTCGTCATCCTGGCCGTAGGGGTGAACGGGGTGGGCAAGACGACGACGATCGCGAAAATCGCGCAACGGCTTGTGCAGGCAGGGAAGGTGCCGTTGTTGGTGGCCGCCGATACCTTTCGTGCGGCGGCGATCGATCAGCTGCAAGTGTGGGCCGACCGGGTCGGTGTCGACGTGATCCGTCATCGCCATGGAGCCGATCCTGCCGCAGTTGCGTTCGATGGGATCGCGGCGGCGAAAGCTCGGAAGGTGGATGTCGTGCTGATCGATACGGCGGGTCGGCTGCACACGAAATCGAATCTCATGGACGAACTCCGCAAGATCACTCGCGTCATCGCCCAGGAATGTCCCGGTGCGCCGCACGAAGTGCTCCTCGTGCTGGACGCCATGGTCGGGCAAAACGCGCTGTCCCAAGCCCGTCAATTTCATCAGACTGTCGGCGTGACCGGCTTGGTTCTGACGAAGCTCGACGGCACCGCTCGGGGAGGAATCGTGGTGGCGATCGCCGAGGAATTGAAGTTGCCCGTGAGGTTGATCGGAGTCGGGGAGTCGGTCGAGGATCTGCAGGATTTCAAGAGCGCCGCCTTTGTGGATGCGCTCATCGGGACATCGCCGCCGTCATCAGTATAA
- a CDS encoding response regulator, with product MIKILVIDDDRMNCELIQAVFTRHGYQVLTATSGIEGLTIFRQHAPRVTILDLRMPEMDGLTVLKEIRAYDPHAPVIILGGGATEEQENQARGLRVTDFIRKGLSLDVLVECVNRVVQLPARSVSALPGAADSAAVADTGETILVVDDEPLVRDLLVQFLSLRGYRALGVKDGAEALSMVEQAPPDLILLDLVMPGMDGAEVLRQLRQREYTGGVIIITGSHDEDRLDEAWVMGPQEVIGKPVDLEQLLTSIQLVLVCREC from the coding sequence ATGATCAAAATTTTGGTGATCGATGACGATCGCATGAACTGTGAGCTGATCCAGGCCGTGTTCACTCGACATGGGTATCAGGTGTTGACGGCGACGAGCGGGATCGAAGGCCTGACGATCTTTCGCCAACATGCTCCGCGGGTTACCATTCTTGATCTTCGCATGCCGGAAATGGATGGGCTGACCGTTCTCAAAGAAATCCGCGCCTATGATCCCCATGCGCCGGTAATCATCTTAGGGGGCGGGGCGACCGAGGAGCAGGAAAATCAAGCTCGAGGGTTGCGTGTCACCGACTTTATCCGCAAGGGCCTCTCGCTTGATGTGCTCGTCGAGTGCGTCAACCGGGTGGTGCAGCTTCCCGCTCGATCCGTCTCCGCGTTGCCGGGGGCGGCGGACAGTGCCGCCGTGGCGGATACCGGGGAAACGATTCTCGTCGTCGATGACGAGCCGTTGGTTCGCGACCTGCTGGTCCAGTTTCTCAGTCTCCGCGGCTATCGCGCCCTTGGCGTGAAAGATGGCGCTGAAGCCCTCTCGATGGTGGAGCAGGCGCCGCCCGATCTGATTCTGCTCGATCTGGTCATGCCCGGTATGGACGGTGCCGAGGTGCTTCGGCAACTTCGCCAACGCGAATATACCGGCGGGGTGATCATCATTACCGGGAGTCACGACGAAGACCGTCTCGACGAAGCCTGGGTCATGGGGCCGCAAGAAGTCATCGGGAAGCCTGTCGACCTTGAGCAATTGTTGACGTCTATCCAGCTTGTGCTCGTCTGTCGCGAATGCTAA
- a CDS encoding M1 family aminopeptidase codes for MMHHDLFVQIVPEQHALIATDRLTLEVAEPRVSIRFSLASTLHVDRVALVRRSSETEVLSDDVPYEIEHGSTPESAQHVTIPSQVLAAGLVTLDIHYHGVVNDPPRDPRHLRFVTPSETAGHIGPDGVYVSSESRWYPDVPESLSTYTLLVALPTGWTSVTQGKAGEARTCPVGTCRHAGMVMTEWTVTQPSEALTLVANRFVATFRDWTARTGQRIQLSTYLFPDDAHLAEEYLEATARYLDAYIPLLGPYPFEKFAVVENFFASGLGMPSFTLLGSGVIKRHYVQPYALGHEIVHSWIGNDVFNRADRGNWVEGLTTYLANYYWHELTGDSAQARDQRRLMVQGYNLHVPPERDYPVAQFTHKLDEHDNAIGYQKAAMLFHLLRQEVGDETFWRALKRLVGQYRGRHAEWRDLERVFGEESHQDLRWFFAQWVEQDGAPMLSLSEAVARPVAEKNGQAHQLEVTIVQSGKPFRLPLQLLVRMEGDREQVLTVPLRGLRETISMTLPARSISIDLDPEFMTFRRIDRQSLPPGLNHYVTDRRRSVVLAFTDEPGRPSPFRDVVARIEAQEQQKPVGERTVVVPMAPDGLLPQEGSVLVLGGPESRPGIQSILARHCGERAMLHDKGVTVTGKAHEGPGLALLASCHRVDRPGSVVTLLYAATPQAVAKVARLLFFYGWNNFVLFNDGAVVIRGEWPIASDRTEVRFDASNLIQ; via the coding sequence ATGATGCATCACGATCTGTTCGTACAGATCGTCCCTGAGCAACATGCCCTTATCGCAACAGACCGGCTGACCCTTGAGGTCGCAGAGCCACGGGTTTCGATTCGTTTCTCGCTCGCCTCCACGCTTCACGTCGACCGCGTGGCACTCGTGCGCAGATCGTCAGAGACGGAGGTCTTGAGTGACGATGTGCCGTATGAAATCGAACATGGCTCTACGCCGGAGTCGGCGCAACATGTGACCATTCCCTCGCAGGTCCTGGCTGCAGGTTTGGTGACGTTGGATATTCATTACCATGGGGTCGTCAACGATCCGCCGAGAGATCCGCGCCATCTTCGCTTTGTGACGCCCAGTGAGACGGCCGGGCATATCGGGCCGGACGGTGTCTATGTGAGCAGCGAAAGCCGCTGGTATCCGGATGTTCCGGAATCGCTCAGCACCTATACGTTGCTGGTCGCCCTGCCAACAGGATGGACCTCCGTGACCCAGGGGAAGGCCGGTGAAGCGCGTACCTGTCCTGTCGGAACCTGCCGCCATGCTGGAATGGTGATGACGGAATGGACGGTGACGCAACCGAGCGAAGCGCTCACGCTTGTGGCGAACAGGTTCGTTGCCACGTTTCGCGACTGGACAGCCAGGACCGGTCAGCGGATTCAGCTCTCGACCTACCTCTTTCCCGACGATGCGCATTTAGCCGAGGAATATCTCGAGGCCACCGCTCGCTATCTTGACGCCTACATCCCGTTGCTGGGTCCCTATCCCTTTGAGAAGTTCGCCGTAGTGGAGAATTTCTTTGCGAGTGGGCTCGGTATGCCCTCCTTCACCCTGTTGGGGAGCGGCGTCATCAAGAGGCATTATGTGCAGCCGTACGCGCTCGGTCACGAGATCGTGCATTCCTGGATCGGCAACGATGTCTTCAATCGCGCCGATCGCGGGAATTGGGTGGAGGGGCTGACGACGTACCTGGCCAATTATTACTGGCACGAATTGACGGGAGATTCAGCGCAGGCACGGGATCAACGCCGTCTGATGGTGCAGGGCTATAACCTGCATGTCCCACCGGAGCGAGACTATCCGGTCGCACAATTCACGCACAAACTGGATGAGCATGACAATGCCATCGGGTATCAAAAAGCTGCCATGCTGTTTCACCTCCTGCGCCAGGAGGTGGGAGACGAGACGTTCTGGCGCGCCCTGAAGCGTCTGGTAGGGCAGTATCGTGGGCGGCATGCGGAATGGCGCGATCTTGAACGGGTCTTTGGAGAAGAGAGCCACCAGGATCTCCGATGGTTTTTTGCGCAATGGGTGGAACAGGATGGGGCGCCCATGCTGTCGTTGTCTGAGGCCGTGGCCCGTCCGGTTGCGGAGAAGAACGGACAGGCCCATCAGCTCGAGGTTACGATCGTTCAATCGGGCAAGCCCTTTCGCCTCCCTCTTCAGTTGTTGGTTCGCATGGAAGGCGATCGTGAACAGGTTCTGACTGTGCCGCTGCGTGGGCTGCGCGAGACGATTTCCATGACCCTGCCCGCTCGGTCGATCTCGATTGATCTCGATCCAGAATTCATGACCTTTCGACGGATCGACCGGCAATCGTTGCCGCCGGGGCTCAATCACTATGTCACCGATCGGCGGCGGTCGGTCGTGCTGGCCTTTACGGATGAGCCGGGGAGGCCTTCTCCGTTTCGCGACGTGGTCGCGCGCATTGAAGCGCAAGAGCAGCAAAAACCGGTTGGCGAACGAACGGTGGTGGTCCCGATGGCACCGGATGGGCTGTTGCCTCAGGAAGGTTCGGTGTTAGTATTGGGCGGCCCGGAATCCCGCCCGGGGATTCAGTCGATCCTCGCCAGGCACTGCGGTGAGCGCGCGATGCTACACGACAAGGGTGTCACGGTGACGGGGAAGGCGCACGAAGGGCCTGGCCTGGCGCTGTTGGCCAGTTGCCACCGGGTCGATCGCCCTGGCAGCGTCGTGACGCTGTTGTATGCGGCGACCCCGCAGGCTGTGGCGAAGGTGGCGCGGCTGCTCTTTTTTTACGGATGGAATAATTTTGTGTTGTTCAACGATGGCGCGGTCGTCATTCGTGGCGAATGGCCCATTGCCAGCGATCGTACGGAGGTGCGTTTCGATGCCAGCAATCTCATTCAGTAA
- a CDS encoding phosphatase PAP2 family protein, whose translation MTSSDEGPGASGERRERPLLAVPPLAARLLPLACSFVALILVFVGLFDWDVPLTRFVRSLYPPVGSVPNPWLVQFSDLGDRLGKGESLVFLSLLLLAVGYGLKRPQWKDAGRQSLIAHGLVAVTANILKHAIGRPRPKFMDTGKFQFSPVSGSGWDSFPSGHAAASFAVATVLAAKFPRARWPILAVAVAIAASRIIRGSHFLTDVAGGAALGCVMGAIAVHPWREWRAAAGLALCRMTPYFVVTLAFVWTIVQFPSEAWPYQQLLWSGVVLTLVGLVGHVLWAVQSAWRPVWLSGSLTRSLVGLGLGMTTGSLFVTIAVLLVSAAHWLDGLQDQVEPVDGHRGGRAALAEGLFIATMLLALVASYVLKGIVPM comes from the coding sequence GTGACTTCGTCCGACGAGGGGCCAGGGGCGAGCGGCGAGCGGCGAGAACGCCCGCTTCTTGCCGTCCCACCTCTTGCCGCTCGCCTCTTGCCTCTTGCCTGCTCCTTCGTTGCGCTCATCCTGGTATTCGTCGGGCTCTTTGACTGGGATGTGCCGCTGACTCGGTTCGTCCGTTCCCTCTATCCTCCGGTCGGCTCCGTCCCCAATCCCTGGCTGGTTCAGTTTAGCGATCTCGGTGACCGCCTCGGCAAGGGGGAGTCGCTGGTGTTCCTGAGCCTCCTGTTGCTGGCGGTCGGGTACGGATTGAAACGCCCGCAGTGGAAAGACGCCGGCCGGCAAAGCCTCATCGCACATGGTCTCGTGGCTGTGACCGCCAACATCTTAAAACATGCCATTGGCCGCCCCCGTCCCAAGTTCATGGATACCGGCAAGTTCCAGTTTTCTCCGGTCAGCGGGAGCGGATGGGACTCGTTCCCGTCAGGGCATGCAGCGGCATCGTTCGCCGTCGCCACGGTATTGGCTGCGAAGTTTCCGCGAGCGAGATGGCCCATACTGGCTGTCGCCGTCGCCATTGCCGCCAGTCGAATCATCCGCGGGTCTCATTTTCTGACGGATGTGGCCGGAGGAGCAGCCCTCGGTTGTGTGATGGGAGCGATTGCCGTCCATCCATGGCGAGAATGGCGCGCTGCGGCTGGACTCGCTCTCTGTCGAATGACGCCGTATTTTGTGGTGACCCTCGCCTTCGTGTGGACGATCGTGCAGTTCCCGTCTGAGGCCTGGCCCTATCAGCAGTTATTATGGAGTGGTGTCGTACTCACCCTGGTGGGACTCGTGGGGCATGTCTTGTGGGCGGTGCAGTCGGCATGGCGTCCGGTCTGGTTGTCAGGATCACTGACTCGTAGCCTCGTGGGACTGGGATTAGGGATGACGACCGGTTCGTTGTTTGTGACGATCGCTGTGCTGCTCGTCTCAGCGGCTCATTGGTTGGACGGCCTTCAAGATCAGGTCGAGCCGGTGGATGGGCATAGAGGGGGAAGGGCGGCCTTGGCGGAGGGGCTGTTCATCGCGACCATGTTGTTGGCGCTGGTGGCGAGTTATGTGTTGAAAGGTATCGTGCCGATGTAG
- a CDS encoding glycosyltransferase family 39 protein, with translation MTTTDRSHHALLLLALLALSGLLFFLGLGDMGLTDRDEGRNAEAGREMFESGDRLTPTFNGELRVAKPVFLYWLMDRSYRLFGVSEFAARFPSALFGVGLILITYLFLLRQRDRTVALFGALMLLLNLEILGLGRMALTDSVLIFFTTASLYGFWLGLHGEGRMRHWVWAFYIGMALATLTKGPVGFAVPLIAAALYLTWTRRWQDYWHKGFPLAGLLVFTLLAAPWYVAMFLVHGDAYATGAKAHTIGRFLSPMEGHHGTIFFYLPVLLLGFFPWSALLPVPLYRTLKDWYVARRDRTQPDQTGLSELDLFAALWVVGVFLFFTASSTRLPHYIGPLFPAAALLAASYWSRCLQDPTTKGIRGSIHLMMGLGYLLAIGFACVPTLYANYASKMVREFPLAGQVGLGIGPYVAAILLLFGMGLVGYLGLNEERRGGAFWAAGATLAGLVLTVIVIATPPINRFVIAPPQELAYAAGLNLDPQDIFIAYGTVRPSSVFYARRPTVFVPFGEEDKIREALKGPKKVMILLPETAQSKMPAESVTLVPILKRYGYILLAKQPMVTIPEGAAPPPPPTIFGH, from the coding sequence ATGACCACCACTGACCGCTCGCACCATGCACTCCTCCTCCTCGCGCTCCTGGCGCTATCGGGACTGCTGTTTTTCCTGGGACTCGGCGACATGGGCCTGACCGACCGTGACGAGGGACGGAACGCCGAAGCCGGACGGGAAATGTTCGAATCGGGGGATCGCCTGACGCCGACCTTCAACGGTGAGCTGCGCGTCGCCAAACCGGTCTTTCTCTATTGGTTGATGGATCGGTCCTATCGCCTGTTCGGCGTCAGCGAGTTTGCCGCACGGTTCCCCTCCGCCCTCTTCGGCGTAGGCTTAATCCTCATCACCTATCTCTTTCTCCTGCGCCAGCGTGACCGAACCGTCGCGCTCTTCGGCGCCTTGATGCTCCTGCTGAACCTGGAAATTCTTGGACTCGGGCGCATGGCCCTGACCGATAGTGTCCTGATTTTCTTCACGACGGCATCGCTGTACGGTTTCTGGCTGGGGCTACATGGGGAAGGACGCATGCGCCATTGGGTCTGGGCCTTCTATATAGGGATGGCGCTCGCGACATTGACGAAGGGACCGGTCGGGTTCGCCGTGCCCCTCATCGCTGCGGCGCTCTACCTCACCTGGACGCGCCGATGGCAGGACTATTGGCACAAAGGATTCCCTCTGGCGGGCCTGCTGGTGTTTACTCTCTTGGCCGCTCCCTGGTATGTGGCCATGTTCCTCGTCCATGGCGACGCCTATGCCACAGGCGCCAAAGCCCATACGATCGGGCGATTCCTGAGTCCGATGGAAGGCCATCATGGGACCATCTTTTTCTATCTCCCCGTCCTGCTCTTGGGCTTTTTCCCTTGGAGCGCGCTCCTTCCGGTCCCGCTCTATCGCACGCTCAAAGATTGGTATGTCGCACGTCGTGACCGTACTCAGCCTGATCAAACAGGGCTATCGGAACTCGATCTCTTTGCGGCCCTGTGGGTCGTGGGCGTCTTCCTGTTTTTCACCGCGTCGTCAACGCGCTTGCCCCACTATATCGGTCCCTTGTTTCCTGCCGCCGCCTTGTTGGCGGCTTCGTACTGGTCGCGATGTCTGCAGGATCCGACCACAAAAGGGATTCGAGGATCCATCCACCTCATGATGGGGCTGGGCTATCTCTTGGCGATCGGCTTTGCCTGCGTCCCCACGCTCTATGCCAACTATGCCTCGAAGATGGTGCGGGAGTTTCCCCTGGCCGGACAGGTCGGTCTTGGAATCGGCCCCTACGTGGCCGCAATCCTCTTGTTATTCGGCATGGGCTTGGTGGGATATCTTGGATTAAACGAGGAACGGCGTGGAGGAGCCTTCTGGGCAGCGGGAGCGACTCTGGCCGGTCTGGTCCTGACCGTCATCGTGATTGCAACCCCACCCATCAACCGATTTGTGATCGCTCCCCCACAAGAGCTGGCCTATGCCGCAGGATTGAACCTTGACCCCCAGGACATTTTCATTGCCTATGGAACGGTCAGACCCTCGTCGGTTTTTTATGCCAGACGACCGACCGTCTTCGTGCCATTTGGGGAAGAGGATAAAATACGGGAGGCCCTGAAGGGGCCAAAGAAAGTGATGATCTTGCTACCGGAAACAGCACAGTCGAAAATGCCGGCTGAGTCGGTCACTCTGGTCCCGATTCTCAAACGCTACGGCTACATCCTGCTGGCGAAACAACCGATGGTGACCATTCCAGAAGGTGCAGCCCCACCGCCGCCGCCTACCATTTTTGGCCACTGA
- a CDS encoding lipid-A-disaccharide synthase N-terminal domain-containing protein: MSTEHIWIAIGFLGQGLFFGRWVIQWIASEKKAESQVPIAFWYMSLIGGLITLAYAIYRADPVFISGQGIGTFVYIRNLVLISRANQAKQLAGPSAPQS, from the coding sequence ATGAGTACCGAACACATCTGGATCGCCATTGGCTTTCTCGGCCAAGGATTGTTTTTCGGCCGCTGGGTAATCCAATGGATTGCCTCTGAGAAAAAGGCGGAGAGTCAGGTCCCGATCGCGTTCTGGTACATGAGCCTGATCGGCGGACTCATCACGCTCGCCTATGCCATCTATCGGGCAGACCCGGTCTTTATTTCTGGGCAAGGCATCGGCACCTTCGTCTATATTCGCAATCTCGTGCTCATCTCCCGTGCCAACCAGGCGAAACAGCTCGCCGGCCCATCCGCTCCACAATCATGA
- a CDS encoding glycosyltransferase family 2 protein, producing the protein MTSSSSPWASVIIPIKDERENLVPLLTGLFKVMDSHEASRSRPYEILFVDDGSSDGSSEELDRLAAQHPNVLVFHLDRNYGKTCALDAGFKQSSGDLIIEIDGDLQQDSEDILKLLPLTATYDLVCGWRQQRQDGFVKKISSRIANRVRNYFTHDGVHDTGCPLKIFRRPVLERIRLFEGMHRFFPALALMHGFTVTEVPVRHYARIHGVSKYGMGNRLFKSLYDLIAVRWMQSRVLRYGFRKGEGPAARG; encoded by the coding sequence ATGACATCCTCATCCAGCCCTTGGGCCTCCGTCATCATCCCCATCAAAGATGAACGAGAGAACCTGGTCCCCCTCCTAACGGGCCTCTTCAAGGTCATGGACTCGCACGAGGCCTCACGATCGCGCCCGTACGAGATCCTCTTTGTGGACGACGGCAGCAGCGACGGCAGCAGCGAAGAACTGGATCGCCTGGCGGCACAACATCCGAACGTACTGGTCTTCCACCTCGACCGGAATTACGGCAAGACCTGCGCGCTCGATGCCGGCTTCAAACAGTCCTCCGGCGACCTCATCATCGAAATCGACGGCGACCTGCAACAGGACAGCGAAGACATTCTTAAACTCCTGCCCCTGACCGCCACCTACGATCTCGTGTGTGGATGGAGGCAACAGCGGCAGGATGGCTTTGTGAAGAAAATTTCGTCCCGCATCGCCAACCGGGTGCGGAACTATTTCACACACGACGGTGTGCACGATACGGGATGCCCGCTCAAGATCTTCAGGCGGCCCGTGCTGGAACGGATCCGGCTTTTCGAAGGCATGCACCGATTTTTTCCCGCGCTCGCGCTGATGCATGGATTCACCGTCACCGAAGTGCCGGTGCGGCATTACGCTCGTATTCACGGCGTCTCCAAGTACGGCATGGGCAATCGGCTGTTCAAATCTCTCTATGATTTGATTGCCGTGCGGTGGATGCAGAGTCGAGTGTTGCGGTATGGGTTCAGGAAGGGCGAAGGGCCAGCGGCACGAGGCTAG
- a CDS encoding four helix bundle protein, translating into MTKLANEGYETVGKKGFKDLLVWQMAKDLAVRVYRVSESQGLKKDFGLCDQIRRSAVSVASNLAEGDERSSDRDSVRFFYMAKGSVAEVRTQIQIACETGHLRKPDYDSLDAEYEQLAKKIGSLIRARSQAPSHSPTPSP; encoded by the coding sequence TTGACGAAGCTTGCCAACGAGGGGTATGAGACAGTGGGCAAGAAGGGATTTAAGGATCTACTCGTGTGGCAGATGGCAAAGGACTTGGCAGTGAGAGTGTATCGCGTATCGGAAAGCCAAGGTCTCAAGAAAGACTTTGGTCTTTGCGATCAGATTCGGCGGAGTGCGGTGAGTGTTGCGAGCAATTTGGCTGAGGGAGATGAGCGTAGCTCGGATCGAGACTCGGTGCGTTTCTTTTACATGGCGAAGGGTTCCGTTGCTGAAGTGCGAACGCAAATCCAAATCGCTTGCGAAACCGGCCATCTCAGGAAGCCGGACTACGACAGCCTTGACGCAGAGTATGAGCAGCTAGCGAAGAAGATCGGGAGTCTCATCAGGGCTCGGAGCCAAGCCCCTAGCCATTCACCAACCCCTAGCCCCTAG
- the tatA gene encoding twin-arginine translocase TatA/TatE family subunit yields the protein MFGSFGWMELVLILIIVLIIFGAGKIPQLGEGLGKAIKGFKKSVNEADAIDVTPPPSDAPDMVPTQIAQTQAAPQAAAPVEAAQQVKQG from the coding sequence ATGTTTGGATCATTTGGATGGATGGAATTGGTGCTGATTCTGATCATCGTGTTGATCATTTTCGGCGCGGGTAAGATTCCGCAGTTAGGTGAAGGGCTCGGGAAGGCGATTAAGGGATTTAAGAAGAGCGTCAACGAGGCCGATGCCATCGACGTGACGCCTCCTCCATCCGATGCGCCGGACATGGTGCCGACGCAGATCGCCCAAACGCAGGCAGCCCCGCAAGCCGCGGCACCGGTTGAAGCAGCGCAGCAGGTCAAGCAAGGCTAA
- a CDS encoding twin-arginine translocase TatA/TatE family subunit has translation MFGLGAGEILIILVIGFLLFGPKQLPEVGRQIGKAVKGFKETAEDLRKSVEPEINMIQQEVKMVEQDFQASIKDAEEQINAAGKQAEDGAKSISQSGQA, from the coding sequence ATGTTTGGACTCGGCGCCGGCGAAATTCTCATCATTTTGGTGATCGGGTTCTTGCTGTTCGGCCCCAAGCAGTTGCCTGAAGTCGGTCGCCAGATTGGCAAAGCGGTCAAGGGCTTCAAGGAAACGGCGGAAGATCTCAGAAAGTCGGTCGAGCCGGAAATCAATATGATCCAGCAGGAAGTGAAAATGGTCGAGCAGGACTTTCAAGCCTCGATCAAAGACGCCGAAGAGCAGATCAACGCAGCCGGGAAACAGGCAGAGGACGGAGCCAAGTCCATCAGCCAGTCGGGCCAGGCCTGA